One genomic window of Polyangium aurulentum includes the following:
- a CDS encoding protein kinase domain-containing protein, which translates to MALPKRIIANRYELHAAIGEGAMGHIWKATDRHLRRPVALKLMAPAQATSALARNRFALEAMAIARLCNQHVVQIHDYGFDEDNPYIVMELLQGEDLEARLRRAGRLPLSAVITILNQASRGLAAAHDVSIVHRDLKPANLFLARTDVGEVVKILDFGVASMLGNDINSPEDLVGRPLYMSPEQVRCAQPDLRSDLWSLAVVAYYALTGSTPFQGQHLSSVIMNIAIAPFPAPSSLVPDLSPKVDRFFERALAKNPAQRFSSAREMAAAFAALADPQDRGPVKILVVDDEPDVPLLVRQRFRQQIRKSVYEFVFATDGETALEQLRNHPDVNVVLSDISMPGMDGLTFLSRVAEVNPMVQTVMVSAYGDMRNIRTAMNRGAFDFVVKPIDFEDLEATIQKSLRRVAELRKTARSTEENDTLRMFVSSSLVERIRSTGTEAGQGEDWQGTVAFIDLAGFHPAAGEAPPGDALRTLNANFEVMVPEITRRGGVIDKFLGDAVMTIFRGEGHLGRALDACMAVRDQLHALALRTGEGSPFAHGVSIGVDTGPMIAGEIGSRAFGRLDYTVLGEIVGTAAHLKSIARKDQVLVTGRVAEAARSHFEFEAQEDRRLPQNGEPISVFELVRRRIAPQAAATTSAAYMTTLAYEEQDAKGPGQSIPA; encoded by the coding sequence ATGGCCCTTCCCAAGCGCATCATCGCCAACAGATACGAGCTCCACGCGGCGATAGGAGAGGGCGCCATGGGTCATATCTGGAAGGCGACCGACCGGCACCTGCGGCGGCCCGTGGCGTTGAAGCTCATGGCCCCCGCCCAAGCTACCTCCGCCTTGGCGCGCAACCGGTTCGCGCTCGAGGCCATGGCGATCGCCAGGCTCTGTAATCAGCACGTGGTGCAGATTCATGATTACGGCTTCGATGAGGACAACCCTTACATCGTGATGGAGCTGTTGCAGGGCGAGGATCTCGAGGCGCGGCTCAGGCGCGCCGGGCGCCTGCCGCTCTCTGCCGTCATCACGATCCTGAACCAGGCGAGCCGGGGCCTCGCGGCCGCGCACGACGTGAGCATCGTGCACCGCGATCTCAAGCCGGCGAACCTCTTCCTCGCCCGCACCGACGTCGGCGAGGTTGTCAAGATCCTCGATTTCGGCGTGGCGTCGATGCTGGGCAACGACATCAACTCGCCCGAGGATCTCGTGGGAAGGCCGCTCTACATGAGCCCGGAGCAGGTCCGCTGTGCGCAGCCCGACCTCCGCAGCGATCTCTGGTCGCTCGCCGTCGTCGCCTATTATGCGCTCACAGGCTCGACTCCATTTCAGGGGCAACACCTCTCGTCCGTGATCATGAACATTGCCATCGCCCCCTTCCCTGCCCCGTCGAGCCTCGTCCCGGACCTTTCACCCAAGGTCGACAGGTTCTTCGAGCGCGCGCTGGCGAAGAACCCAGCCCAGCGCTTCTCATCCGCTCGGGAAATGGCCGCAGCCTTTGCCGCGCTGGCCGATCCACAGGACCGAGGTCCCGTGAAGATCCTCGTGGTCGACGACGAGCCGGACGTGCCATTGCTCGTCAGGCAGCGCTTCCGCCAGCAGATCCGCAAGTCTGTCTACGAGTTCGTCTTCGCCACCGACGGCGAGACCGCTCTGGAGCAGCTCCGCAATCATCCCGACGTGAATGTCGTCCTCTCCGACATCAGCATGCCCGGCATGGACGGGCTCACCTTCCTGTCCCGCGTTGCCGAGGTCAACCCGATGGTGCAGACAGTGATGGTCTCCGCATACGGGGACATGCGCAACATCCGCACTGCCATGAACCGCGGCGCGTTCGATTTCGTCGTCAAGCCGATCGATTTCGAGGACCTCGAGGCCACCATCCAGAAATCGCTCCGGCGCGTGGCGGAGTTGCGCAAGACCGCGCGCTCGACTGAGGAGAACGACACGCTGCGGATGTTCGTGAGCTCGAGCCTGGTCGAGCGTATTCGCAGCACCGGGACGGAGGCTGGACAGGGCGAGGATTGGCAGGGCACGGTGGCGTTCATCGATCTTGCAGGCTTCCACCCTGCCGCGGGCGAGGCGCCACCCGGAGACGCGCTCCGGACGCTCAATGCGAATTTCGAAGTGATGGTCCCCGAGATCACCAGGCGGGGGGGCGTCATCGACAAATTCTTGGGCGACGCGGTGATGACCATCTTCCGTGGCGAGGGGCACCTCGGGCGCGCGCTCGACGCCTGCATGGCGGTGCGGGACCAGCTCCACGCCCTCGCCCTGCGCACCGGGGAAGGCTCGCCCTTCGCCCACGGCGTCTCCATCGGGGTCGACACGGGCCCGATGATCGCGGGCGAGATCGGCTCGAGGGCCTTCGGGCGGCTCGATTACACAGTGCTCGGCGAGATCGTGGGGACCGCGGCTCATCTGAAATCGATTGCTCGCAAAGACCAGGTCCTCGTCACCGGCCGCGTCGCGGAAGCCGCGCGCTCACATTTCGAGTTCGAGGCCCAGGAGGACCGGCGCCTTCCTCAGAACGGCGAGCCCATATCGGTCTTCGAGCTCGTGCGACGACGGATTGCCCCCCAGGCCGCGGCGACCACCTCGGCTGCGTACATGACGACGCTCGCCTACGAGGAGCAAGACGCCAAGGGTCCCGGGCAATCCATACCAGCCTGA
- a CDS encoding mannan-binding lectin, whose product MIIKHSFTALVTSSALAITLAAGCGAAPEEDMEDAAQNTEEMVDSTSQALGPACTPTTLTLEAGPIWSGYDANGKCPSTCNGVNMDWNGQWWTTVSGSMSVCQCSPRPPVAVEAGPIWSGYDANGKCPSTCSNTGRRWTGQWWTTVPGAMSVCECDHAPPTVVNQEAGPIWSGSDANNKCPSVCGSTRAWNGQWWTTVSGAMSVCQCECTP is encoded by the coding sequence ATGATCATCAAGCACTCTTTCACCGCTCTCGTGACCTCCAGCGCCCTCGCCATCACCCTCGCCGCGGGCTGCGGCGCTGCGCCGGAGGAGGACATGGAAGACGCGGCGCAGAACACCGAGGAGATGGTCGATTCGACGTCGCAGGCGCTCGGGCCCGCATGCACGCCCACCACCCTGACGCTCGAGGCCGGGCCGATTTGGAGCGGGTACGACGCGAATGGCAAATGCCCGAGCACGTGCAATGGGGTGAACATGGACTGGAACGGGCAATGGTGGACCACGGTCTCGGGCTCGATGTCCGTGTGCCAGTGCAGCCCGCGTCCCCCCGTGGCGGTGGAGGCCGGGCCGATCTGGAGCGGGTACGACGCGAATGGCAAATGCCCGAGCACGTGCAGCAACACCGGCAGGAGGTGGACGGGGCAATGGTGGACGACCGTACCGGGCGCCATGTCCGTCTGCGAGTGTGATCATGCGCCCCCGACCGTCGTGAACCAGGAGGCCGGGCCGATCTGGAGCGGATCCGACGCGAACAACAAGTGCCCGAGCGTCTGCGGCTCGACGAGGGCGTGGAACGGGCAATGGTGGACGACCGTCTCCGGCGCGATGTCGGTCTGCCAGTGCGAGTGCACGCCCTGA
- a CDS encoding STAS domain-containing protein: MTLEERLAAFDLLNVPIWVFDSERRVMAWCNVEALELWGAESREALRARDFTKVSDAVRARWLVINAKLAQGEIVHEQFTFYPHGVAVTLDCYMSAVTLDDGRTAMLVRAQPSTGVDAALVRGIEAVRHTSAMIALLGEDGTILMRNPAAIRTFGEGAPFSTWIEDPEVTSAILATGGSGEVFSRELSVRTREGERWFAIEARGTRDPATGADAILLQMVDRTTQHEMTRALERQRLQIRGLSVPILTLGAGTLALPLIGELDGGRAELIAEQLLPAIVEKQALHVILDLTGLERIDDESVEHLSRIIRAVGLLGARPLLTGVRAELSRKMVDMQVDLGGVRVLRDLRDALREAERRGR; this comes from the coding sequence ATGACGCTGGAAGAACGCCTCGCGGCCTTCGATCTGTTGAACGTCCCGATCTGGGTCTTCGACTCCGAGCGGAGAGTGATGGCGTGGTGCAATGTCGAGGCGCTCGAGCTGTGGGGCGCCGAGAGCCGCGAAGCCCTGAGAGCGCGCGACTTCACCAAAGTCTCCGACGCCGTCCGCGCGCGCTGGCTGGTCATCAACGCGAAGCTCGCCCAGGGTGAAATCGTCCACGAGCAGTTCACGTTTTACCCGCACGGCGTGGCCGTCACCCTGGACTGCTATATGTCCGCGGTCACGCTCGACGACGGCAGGACCGCCATGCTCGTGCGCGCCCAGCCCTCCACCGGCGTCGACGCCGCGCTCGTGCGGGGCATCGAGGCCGTGCGACACACCTCGGCCATGATCGCGCTCCTCGGCGAGGACGGCACCATTTTGATGCGCAACCCCGCCGCCATCCGGACGTTCGGCGAAGGGGCCCCATTCTCGACGTGGATCGAGGACCCGGAGGTCACCTCGGCGATCCTCGCCACGGGCGGCTCGGGAGAGGTCTTCTCGCGCGAGCTTTCCGTGCGCACGCGCGAGGGCGAGCGCTGGTTCGCCATCGAGGCCCGCGGCACGCGAGACCCCGCCACGGGGGCGGATGCCATCTTGCTGCAAATGGTCGATAGGACCACGCAGCACGAGATGACGCGCGCGCTCGAGCGCCAGCGCCTCCAGATCCGGGGTCTGTCCGTGCCCATTCTCACCCTGGGCGCCGGGACCCTCGCCCTGCCATTGATAGGAGAGCTCGACGGCGGGCGCGCCGAGCTCATCGCCGAGCAGCTCCTGCCGGCCATCGTCGAGAAGCAGGCCCTCCACGTGATCCTGGATCTGACGGGCCTCGAGAGGATCGACGACGAGAGCGTGGAGCACCTCTCGCGCATCATCCGCGCGGTCGGTCTGCTCGGCGCGCGCCCGCTCCTCACCGGCGTCCGCGCGGAGCTTTCGCGCAAGATGGTGGACATGCAGGTCGACCTCGGCGGCGTGCGCGTCCTGCGGGATCTGCGCGACGCCTTGCGCGAAGCAGAGCGGCGCGGGCGTTAG
- a CDS encoding glutathione S-transferase family protein — translation MEQCGRRGWPLTLHDRSGAAGDYAKMPFMRLLYHFSVSPYSRRVRLALLQKRVSVELRDALGNAALLEEAQRLGAVKTVPIFVEEDGRVLGDSTVITHYLDRAYPSETPIWPTSSEDAFAVFEAAMLADAGLAALADPGIRYYGLRDSSTWENVQREYAGRAQRAIDALADRVSSLSRPTVAASGWSGADMWIYTFVIWLETLPKIAHEAAFAAQVLTFGCTLPPALQRWADQHRDREDVRALG, via the coding sequence ATGGAGCAGTGCGGCCGGCGCGGATGGCCGCTCACGCTGCATGACCGTAGCGGCGCCGCGGGCGACTATGCGAAGATGCCCTTCATGCGCCTGCTCTACCATTTCTCCGTCTCCCCGTACTCCCGCCGCGTGCGCCTCGCGCTGCTCCAGAAGAGGGTGTCTGTCGAGCTGCGCGACGCGCTCGGCAACGCGGCGTTGCTCGAGGAAGCCCAGCGCCTCGGGGCCGTGAAGACCGTCCCCATCTTCGTCGAGGAGGACGGCCGTGTCCTCGGCGACTCGACCGTGATTACGCACTACCTCGACCGAGCGTACCCCTCCGAGACCCCCATCTGGCCGACGTCCAGCGAGGACGCTTTCGCGGTCTTCGAGGCCGCCATGCTCGCCGACGCGGGGCTCGCCGCCCTGGCCGACCCCGGCATTCGCTATTACGGCCTGCGCGACTCGAGCACCTGGGAGAACGTGCAGAGGGAGTACGCCGGGCGAGCGCAGCGCGCGATCGACGCGCTGGCGGATCGCGTCTCCTCCCTCTCGCGGCCGACGGTCGCGGCGAGCGGCTGGTCGGGCGCGGATATGTGGATTTACACGTTCGTGATCTGGCTCGAGACATTGCCGAAGATCGCGCACGAGGCCGCCTTCGCGGCGCAGGTGCTGACGTTCGGCTGCACCTTGCCCCCCGCGCTCCAGCGCTGGGCGGACCAGCACCGAGACCGCGAGGACGTGCGGGCGCTCGGCTGA
- a CDS encoding McrB family protein, with amino-acid sequence MALDARLAADIQQIRARMLAEGALLSEGDLQRAYETFADRFSPSVLRRLDGPELLTLLFDHGNRDSLVYWLEFKDDEEMPARFGSIAGGSALKFGIYRRKETGVWMTGSPQAQTPLTLDAAVAIARRNRDQLITAAERVERFRARGERDYGALENELAHLAPDVADTAWGHKYLSLLFPDVLDDYHVATYQRFHLIKLLITPPEGDGRYAAAGAFVAVARELGLHINHLTAILNERHGRPYRYYRIATGTERSPRGRWDAMRDGGHVTVGWAQLGDLSDIAPTQEGKEQLRGRMARHFPEATPQRIRRDTVQLFRFVCGIEEGDLVLATDGARVLGVGRVLGPYAHTKGAELPHRRPVEWLSLREWPLHVLHVHEDLRLTPCELEKEVKNLIETERVLLMPREEEQAPPSNRPLPPVPSIPPPPERLDGIPARIYAILERKGQVILHGPPGTGKTYHAERTARELAARSWFGKTRDALSEGERARSDRAVVLCSFHAAFGYEDFLEGFRPTERGGFERRDGVFKALCDEAGKNPGRGHYLIIDEINRGDIPRIFGELLTVLEKSRRGQAVTLALSGSPFRVPENVYLLGTMNTADRSIALLDAALRRRFGFIELMPDAAPLGNAAPNGIPLGPWLNALNARILENVRRDARSLQIGHTYLLHEGRPIADFHRFAEVVRDEIVPLVEEYCYEDPEALERILGSGLVLKHQRRIDEGLFKPSREAELVQALLQPCPEIATTAQAMASDAERPAEEDDAADEDPGESGP; translated from the coding sequence ATGGCTCTCGACGCCCGCCTCGCCGCCGACATCCAGCAGATCCGTGCTCGCATGCTCGCCGAGGGCGCCTTGCTCTCCGAGGGAGACCTGCAGCGCGCCTACGAAACCTTCGCCGATCGATTCAGCCCGTCCGTGCTCCGGCGCCTCGACGGACCCGAATTGCTCACGCTCCTCTTCGACCACGGCAACCGCGACAGCCTGGTCTACTGGCTGGAGTTCAAGGACGACGAGGAGATGCCGGCCAGGTTCGGCAGCATCGCGGGCGGCAGCGCGCTGAAATTCGGGATCTACCGGCGCAAGGAGACAGGGGTGTGGATGACGGGCAGCCCCCAGGCCCAGACGCCGCTCACGCTCGACGCGGCCGTCGCCATTGCTCGCCGCAACAGGGATCAGCTCATCACGGCAGCCGAGCGCGTGGAGCGGTTCCGCGCGAGGGGCGAACGCGATTACGGGGCGCTCGAAAATGAGCTAGCTCACCTCGCCCCCGACGTCGCGGACACAGCCTGGGGACACAAGTACCTGAGCCTGCTCTTCCCGGACGTGCTCGACGATTATCATGTTGCGACCTATCAGCGCTTTCACCTGATCAAGCTGCTCATCACGCCCCCGGAGGGCGACGGGCGGTACGCTGCGGCGGGGGCGTTCGTCGCTGTCGCGAGGGAGCTCGGCCTGCACATCAATCACCTCACGGCGATCCTCAACGAGCGGCACGGGCGGCCATACCGCTATTACCGCATCGCAACGGGCACGGAGAGGAGCCCGCGTGGCCGGTGGGACGCCATGCGAGATGGCGGCCACGTGACCGTCGGGTGGGCGCAGCTCGGGGATCTCTCGGACATCGCGCCGACGCAAGAGGGAAAGGAGCAGCTCCGCGGGCGCATGGCGCGGCATTTTCCAGAGGCGACCCCGCAGCGAATCCGCCGGGACACCGTCCAGCTCTTCCGCTTCGTCTGCGGGATCGAGGAAGGAGACCTCGTGCTCGCCACCGACGGCGCCCGGGTTCTCGGCGTGGGGCGCGTCCTCGGACCCTATGCGCATACCAAAGGCGCCGAGCTGCCACACCGGCGGCCTGTCGAATGGCTGTCGTTGCGGGAATGGCCGCTGCACGTGCTGCACGTGCACGAGGACCTGCGGCTCACGCCGTGCGAGCTCGAAAAGGAGGTGAAGAACCTCATCGAGACCGAGCGCGTGCTCCTCATGCCGCGCGAGGAGGAGCAGGCACCTCCATCCAATCGCCCCCTCCCCCCCGTCCCGTCGATCCCTCCTCCCCCCGAGCGCCTCGACGGCATCCCCGCCCGCATCTACGCCATTCTCGAACGTAAAGGCCAGGTCATCCTCCACGGCCCGCCCGGCACCGGCAAGACGTACCATGCCGAGCGGACGGCACGGGAGCTTGCCGCCCGCTCTTGGTTTGGCAAGACGCGCGACGCCCTCTCCGAAGGCGAGCGCGCCCGGTCCGATCGCGCGGTCGTCCTTTGCAGCTTTCACGCGGCGTTCGGGTACGAGGACTTTCTCGAGGGCTTCCGCCCGACCGAGCGCGGCGGATTCGAGCGACGCGACGGCGTCTTCAAGGCGCTCTGCGACGAGGCCGGCAAGAACCCCGGGCGCGGACATTACCTCATCATCGACGAGATCAACCGCGGCGACATCCCGCGCATCTTCGGCGAGCTCCTCACCGTGCTCGAGAAGAGCCGCCGCGGCCAGGCCGTCACGCTCGCGCTGAGCGGCTCCCCCTTCCGCGTGCCCGAGAACGTCTATCTCCTCGGCACCATGAACACGGCCGATCGGTCCATTGCGTTGCTCGACGCCGCCCTGCGCCGGCGCTTCGGCTTCATCGAGCTCATGCCCGACGCCGCCCCCCTCGGCAACGCGGCCCCGAACGGCATCCCCCTCGGCCCTTGGCTCAATGCGCTCAACGCCCGCATCCTCGAGAACGTCCGGCGGGACGCGCGGAGCCTGCAGATCGGACACACCTATCTCCTGCACGAGGGGCGCCCGATCGCCGATTTTCATCGATTCGCGGAGGTCGTGCGGGACGAAATCGTCCCGCTCGTGGAAGAGTATTGCTACGAGGACCCCGAGGCGCTCGAGCGCATCCTCGGCTCGGGGCTCGTGCTCAAGCACCAGCGCCGCATCGACGAGGGCCTCTTCAAGCCCTCGCGCGAGGCAGAACTCGTGCAGGCGCTGCTCCAGCCCTGCCCGGAGATCGCGACGACGGCGCAGGCCATGGCCTCCGACGCCGAGCGCCCGGCCGAGGAGGACGACGCGGCGGACGAAGACCCCGGCGAGAGCGGCCCGTGA
- a CDS encoding McrC family protein, with the protein MSPPVVVELHEWEVRGPRGKPGDPLGGRGLESAADRALCERLAQERRLIVRELAHGLEIEATSHVGRIDLGPLRITITPKLGEDRLLRLLRYAYGLRDLHLVGEARFGQDGALLEELVAKQLHAEARELWSRGLDRRYVAVAEELGSPRGRIDMNAVARRIGPPRPTLPCGHHVRREDSALNRALLAGLRLGARVAEDRGLAALLTRLADTLAVDVREVPPSASLLSRARASLDRLSAAYEPALSLVRLLFEGAAPALDDAEEPAIALPGFLFDMNRFFQALLDRFLKENLPKCEVRSEQRLSEMMRYAPGENPRGRRPPRPRPDFMVIGPDGSRAILDAKYRDLWQHELPRDMLYQLAIYALSGADGGTATILYPTAAKGARRARIEIREPLRGGTRASVLLQPVDLEELDAAIGAGDTKAGRQARREMARRVALG; encoded by the coding sequence GTGAGCCCGCCCGTCGTCGTCGAATTGCACGAATGGGAGGTCCGGGGACCTCGGGGAAAACCCGGTGACCCGCTCGGGGGGCGGGGGCTCGAGAGCGCCGCGGATCGAGCGCTGTGCGAGCGGCTCGCGCAGGAGCGCAGGCTCATCGTCCGCGAGCTCGCCCACGGCCTCGAGATCGAGGCGACCTCGCACGTGGGCCGGATCGACCTGGGCCCATTGCGGATCACGATCACGCCCAAGCTCGGCGAGGACAGGCTCCTGCGCCTCCTGCGCTATGCGTACGGCCTGCGCGACCTGCACCTCGTGGGCGAGGCGCGCTTCGGGCAGGACGGCGCGCTGCTCGAGGAGCTCGTCGCGAAGCAGCTCCATGCCGAGGCGCGGGAGCTGTGGTCGCGGGGCCTCGACCGGCGTTACGTGGCGGTCGCCGAGGAGCTCGGGAGCCCGCGCGGCCGTATCGACATGAATGCCGTCGCGCGGCGCATTGGACCTCCCCGCCCGACCTTGCCGTGCGGGCATCACGTGCGGCGCGAGGATTCGGCCCTGAACCGGGCGCTGCTCGCAGGCCTGCGGCTCGGCGCTCGCGTCGCCGAGGACCGGGGGCTCGCCGCATTGCTCACGCGGCTCGCCGACACGCTCGCCGTCGACGTCCGCGAGGTGCCGCCCTCCGCGTCGCTCCTGTCGCGGGCACGGGCGAGCCTCGACCGGCTCTCGGCCGCGTACGAGCCTGCTCTTTCGCTCGTGAGGCTGCTCTTCGAGGGCGCGGCGCCGGCGCTCGACGACGCGGAGGAGCCCGCCATCGCCTTGCCGGGCTTTCTCTTCGACATGAATCGTTTTTTCCAGGCGCTCCTCGACCGATTCTTGAAAGAGAACCTGCCCAAATGCGAGGTGCGGTCGGAGCAGAGGCTCTCCGAGATGATGCGCTACGCTCCCGGGGAGAACCCGCGCGGTCGCAGGCCACCCCGGCCGCGGCCCGATTTCATGGTGATCGGGCCGGACGGCTCGCGGGCCATCCTCGACGCGAAATACCGCGACCTCTGGCAGCACGAGCTGCCGCGCGACATGCTCTATCAGCTCGCGATCTACGCGCTCAGCGGGGCCGACGGCGGCACGGCGACGATCCTCTATCCGACGGCGGCGAAGGGCGCGCGGCGCGCCCGTATCGAGATCCGCGAGCCGTTGCGCGGAGGGACACGCGCGTCGGTGCTGCTGCAGCCCGTCGATCTGGAGGAGCTCGACGCGGCGATTGGAGCGGGTGACACGAAGGCGGGGCGGCAAGCGCGGCGCGAGATGGCGCGCAGGGTGGCGCTCGGGTAG
- a CDS encoding alpha-amylase family glycosyl hydrolase translates to MRRYLGYTLVTSLACLLSIAGCGDDELPSAPSGSGLSGSVGGGGTGGTGGGNGGNGGGVGGGNTAGNYIRIHYRTQDGSQANTWGVHFWGADAKAPPAWGMPQMFDKTDAFGVYTDIEVGAVGDLPDAWLGLIPVQCSNGNCKKDVETSVRFFDLQKNAENDKIAEAWITQGQAVQTTEPMGSGAAYKIGRSKDFIDLGDGSVRLMFRVAKGSTGMVTFGTTPDALSEQVAWKETDDVNSAGIILQGLTPGQKVYYKIRTSLMADGQELKDETAVLDITPIAFTPITAAADWATWGGKEVMYQLIVRTFADGGSQKTVADPAAESGIDTSTKDGVGDLVGLKNTLPYLKDLGADAIWMTPVFKAKSYHGYDTTDFYDIDPSVGSRKDFVDLAEAAHALNIKIILDLVQNHVADVNPWFIKGSNPKDPEFAKYHDWFVWSDEYSNMIADPHPWDPQAVIWACKNYMCYHEIFGTAMPELNYRNPEVRDEMKKISKFWIDLGADGFRLDASKHIDQFDDNNKIALPEHGTHVWWKEFNHFVKKEVVRPAGLPTVMLTGENRWDDPAVYKNMVPYGGDMDSQFDFPFRSLLANLVSGKTGSDVDFANYINKLKTDLGSPANGGNPNHYFERFLSNHDLERPATQFEGAGANLDALLKQAATVVFTVPGMPVVYYGEEFGKKGKRDKYIGDEQYDHDEFIREPMSWFQNVIFTGDKKTAWNIDFAKTNETNTPLKLGAGVTVAPNPDYPFIKFMTENDPHSWAAQNGDPNSLFTYYKKLIEIRKTTPLLTDLTATITMVKNDANTYEMSLSKGLQTVSVVLNRKDSAQTVTRPLPVTDLITGKLGLSFTLPPYGAAILQ, encoded by the coding sequence ATGAGAAGATATCTTGGCTACACGTTGGTGACTTCGCTTGCCTGCCTGCTCTCGATCGCCGGGTGCGGCGATGACGAACTGCCGAGTGCGCCGAGTGGGTCTGGCCTGAGCGGCAGCGTCGGCGGCGGAGGAACCGGGGGCACGGGCGGCGGCAACGGCGGCAACGGCGGCGGCGTCGGCGGTGGGAACACGGCCGGCAACTATATCCGCATCCACTATCGCACGCAGGACGGCAGCCAGGCGAATACGTGGGGCGTGCACTTCTGGGGCGCCGACGCGAAAGCGCCGCCCGCCTGGGGCATGCCGCAGATGTTCGACAAGACCGACGCGTTCGGCGTGTACACCGACATCGAGGTGGGCGCGGTCGGGGATCTGCCCGACGCGTGGCTCGGCCTCATCCCCGTTCAGTGCTCGAACGGCAACTGCAAAAAGGACGTCGAGACGAGCGTCCGCTTCTTCGATCTGCAGAAGAACGCCGAGAACGACAAGATCGCCGAAGCCTGGATCACGCAGGGCCAGGCCGTCCAGACGACGGAGCCGATGGGCTCGGGCGCGGCCTACAAGATCGGTCGCAGCAAGGATTTCATCGACCTCGGCGACGGCAGCGTCCGCCTCATGTTCCGCGTCGCCAAGGGCTCGACCGGCATGGTGACGTTCGGCACGACGCCCGACGCGCTCAGCGAGCAGGTCGCGTGGAAGGAGACCGACGACGTCAACAGCGCCGGCATCATCCTCCAGGGCCTCACCCCCGGCCAGAAGGTCTATTACAAGATCCGCACGAGCCTGATGGCCGACGGCCAGGAGCTCAAGGACGAGACCGCGGTCCTCGACATCACCCCCATTGCGTTCACGCCCATCACGGCTGCGGCCGATTGGGCCACGTGGGGCGGCAAGGAGGTCATGTACCAGCTCATCGTGCGCACGTTCGCCGATGGCGGCTCGCAGAAGACCGTCGCCGACCCCGCGGCCGAGAGCGGCATCGATACGAGCACGAAGGACGGCGTGGGCGACCTGGTTGGTCTGAAGAACACCCTGCCCTATTTGAAGGACCTCGGCGCCGACGCGATCTGGATGACGCCGGTCTTCAAGGCGAAGAGCTACCACGGCTACGACACGACCGATTTCTACGATATCGATCCGTCGGTCGGCTCGCGCAAGGACTTCGTCGATCTCGCGGAGGCGGCGCACGCGCTGAACATCAAGATCATCCTCGATCTCGTGCAGAACCACGTCGCCGACGTGAACCCCTGGTTCATCAAGGGCTCGAACCCGAAGGACCCGGAGTTCGCCAAGTACCACGACTGGTTCGTCTGGTCGGACGAGTATTCGAACATGATCGCCGACCCGCACCCCTGGGATCCCCAGGCGGTGATCTGGGCGTGCAAGAATTACATGTGCTACCACGAGATCTTCGGCACCGCGATGCCGGAGCTGAACTACCGCAATCCCGAGGTCCGCGACGAGATGAAGAAGATCTCGAAGTTCTGGATCGACCTCGGCGCCGACGGGTTCCGGCTCGACGCCTCGAAGCACATCGACCAGTTCGACGACAACAACAAGATTGCGCTCCCCGAGCACGGCACGCACGTGTGGTGGAAGGAGTTCAATCACTTCGTGAAGAAGGAGGTCGTCCGGCCGGCCGGCTTGCCCACCGTCATGCTCACGGGCGAAAATCGCTGGGACGACCCGGCCGTCTACAAGAACATGGTGCCCTACGGCGGCGACATGGATTCGCAGTTCGACTTCCCGTTCCGCAGCCTCCTCGCGAACCTGGTCAGCGGCAAGACGGGCAGCGACGTCGATTTCGCCAATTACATCAACAAGCTGAAGACGGACCTCGGCTCGCCGGCGAACGGCGGCAACCCGAACCATTACTTCGAGCGCTTCCTGTCGAACCACGACCTCGAGCGCCCGGCGACGCAGTTCGAGGGCGCGGGCGCCAACCTCGACGCGCTGCTCAAGCAGGCCGCCACCGTCGTCTTCACCGTGCCCGGCATGCCGGTCGTCTATTACGGCGAGGAGTTCGGCAAGAAGGGCAAGCGCGACAAGTACATCGGCGACGAGCAGTACGATCACGACGAGTTCATCCGCGAGCCGATGAGCTGGTTCCAGAACGTCATCTTCACCGGCGACAAGAAGACCGCCTGGAACATCGATTTCGCGAAGACGAACGAGACGAACACGCCGCTCAAGCTCGGCGCGGGCGTCACGGTGGCTCCGAACCCGGATTATCCGTTCATCAAGTTCATGACCGAGAACGATCCGCACTCGTGGGCCGCCCAGAACGGCGATCCGAACAGCCTCTTCACGTACTACAAGAAGCTCATCGAGATCCGCAAGACGACCCCGCTCCTCACGGACCTCACGGCCACGATCACGATGGTGAAGAACGACGCCAACACCTACGAGATGAGCCTGTCGAAGGGCCTTCAGACGGTGTCGGTGGTGCTGAACCGCAAGGATTCGGCGCAGACCGTGACGCGCCCCCTGCCGGTGACGGACCTCATCACGGGCAAGCTCGGCCTGTCGTTCACGCTGCCGCCCTACGGCGCGGCCATCCTGCAGTAA